A region from the Silene latifolia isolate original U9 population chromosome 7, ASM4854445v1, whole genome shotgun sequence genome encodes:
- the LOC141590339 gene encoding uncharacterized protein LOC141590339, whose product MHNYWAAMFVLPKGVLNRVDAICRNFLWEGNTEYNKTPSVGCHKVCVPKREWGLGLHQSYSWNMAMVGKLVWWLFSQLDRLWVQWVNHIYLKNSTWLDYKPTSDVTWYWKKVYSVKETIKEGFLDGQWCIGVGNYTVRSCYEWVREKRAQVHWYRSVWCPLAAPKHSFIVCIIVYQGLMLKDRLKSFQVCADDLCCIYMQCSETQKHLFSESDLTQMNSLEPFTRRRWSRIKKSMATAALLACWYAIWFQRNSARLTLSVDKSENVAKQI is encoded by the exons ATGCATAACTACTGGGCTGCTATgtttgttttacccaaaggagtgcTTAATAGAGTTGATGCTATTTGTAGGAATTTCCTTTGGGAAGGAAACACTGAGTATAATAAAACCCCTTCTGTTGGGTGTCATAAAGTTTGTGTCCCTAAGAGGGAGTGGGGCCTGGGATTGCATCAAAGCTATAGTTGGAATATGGCAATGGTTGGTAAATTAGTATGGTGGTTATTTAGTCAACTTGACAGGTTGTGGGTTCAATGGGTGAATCACATCTACTTAAAAAACTCTACCTGGTTAGATTATAAACCTACTTCTGATGTTACATGGTATTGGAAGAAAGTTTACAGTGTGAAGGAGACTATTAAGGAGGGTTTTTTGGATGGTCAGTGGTGTATTGGTGTGGGGAATTATACTGTCAGAAGTTGTTATGAGTGGGTAAGAGAGAAGAGGGCTCAGGTGCACTGGTATAGATCAGTCTGGTGTCCTCTGGCAGCACCTAAGCATTCTTTTATTGTATGTATTATTGTTTATCAGGGGCTGATGTTGAAGGATAGGCTGAAAAGTTTTCAAGTCTGTGCAGATGATTTATGCTGCATTTATATGCAGTGCTCTGAAACCCAGAAACATTTGTTTTCAGAGT CTGATCTCACTCAGATGAATAGTTTGGAACCCTTTACAAGAAGAAGATGGAGTAGAATCAAGAAGTCTATGGCTACTGCAGCTCTCCTAGCTTGCTGGTATGCTATATGGTTTCAGAGGAATAGTGCTCGTCTAACTTTATCTGTTGATAAATCTGAGAATGTCGCAAAGCAGATTTAA